One Dysidea avara chromosome 7, odDysAvar1.4, whole genome shotgun sequence genomic region harbors:
- the LOC136260114 gene encoding fibropellin-1-like isoform X1 translates to MATVKWSVLVILLEGVLLCSCQSSFTITRSESGDEIQSSMTSAAYCTAIHGYLDGSQCKCDFRRTFSLDSQRCIDYYNVPQFRFSRLGLNADVSVSVVSIATGVDGVSHVLEFVASSSALPIVQGTASTPLPTGCTVSSVEFNTYTGWAVQSFTGFSLAERNSHVYLEVTELPSAGAEFFRAQFVRLSISCPSITGLLMFKFGSGSQTFSSSQSDPCNPNPCDNSGSCTANGNTYTCSCVDGFLGASCQSTDYCASNPCQNNGSCVNGIGTHSCHCIEDFAGQSCEMYVGDIEDHCDDDDDDNSNNGNDNNDGDSDNDDDDDDDNDDDDDDDDDDDDDDDDDDDDDDDDDDDDDDDRRRRRRHGDDDDDDDDDDDDDNDGDDDDDDDDDDNDNDDDDNNNRYGNSNRACSSFSINRMDDGDRVNTPLSSVEYCSSIRAYCPEDRCSYCKCEFRLSYRHDLQRCDDYYNECSLRFSRLTLTVDTGVTTVSFGEDGDGGYEISFEATSFPLPIVQGPADYFIPPGCIVSALAVNRATGWRSVDHRGFRLRNRGLDSFLEIDREPALGVNFFNSEMVRLNITCRGRNFGCLPMKFNGTKNSTYSTDLCSTNPCNNGATCVSSDSSFTCNCAPNYSGLLCDDFDHCSSQPCQNGATCVNSRDSYTCNCPDGFEGINCDHVTTRCEADSCANGGTCTLNGDSITCNCVEGFTGAVCDEDVDDCVNNLCENGATCSDSGINSYTCTCANGYNGEYCDINIDDCDPNHCRNGATCVDAVANFSCQCLQGFTGHLCHINIDDCTTTSCENNGSCVDGINSFQCQCVIGFTGEQCETNIDNCSPNPCENNGTCTDGFTCSCEAGFTGDTCDQNIDDCSPDPCENGGTCTDGVNGFTCNCETGFTGDTCGQNIDDCSPNPCENGGSCTDGVNVFTCNCETGFTGNTCGQNIDDCSPNPCENGGSCTDGVNVFTCNCETGFTGDTCGQNIDDCSPNPCENGGSCTDGVNVFTCNCETGFTGNTCGQNIDECSPNPCENGGSCTDGVNVFTCNCETGFTGDTCGQNIDDCSPNPCENGGSCTDGVNVFTCNCETGFTGDTCGQNIDDCSPNPCENGGSCTDGVNVFTCNCETGFIGDTCGQNIDDCSPNPCENDGTCTDGVNGFTCNCETGFTGDTCGQNIDDCGPNPCENGGTCTDGVNGFTCNCETGFTGDTCGQNIDDCDPNPCENGGSCTDGVNVFTCNCETGFIGDTCGQNIDDCSPNPCENDGTCTDGVNGFTCNCETGFTGDTCGQNIDDCGPNPCENGGTCTDGVNGFTCNCETGFTGDTCGQNIDDCDPNPCENGGSCTDGVNGFTCNCETGFNGDTCGQNIDDCNPNPCENGGTCTDGVNGFTCSCEAGFTGDICNTAIDYCDPDPCQNGSTCINGDLSFTCNCPEGFTGRLCNEVDDCVDDLCQNGATCVDGTDSYTCSCVDGYTGDYCETDVDDCAGSPCVNGDCTDQVNGYNCSCSGGYTGLNCDEDIDECVDNPCNNGVCSNTDGSFVCNCGAGFMGEDCSEGCIGNTYGPDCTSTCTCLNGADCSPVTGVCNCTTGYTGVSCESAVCTNPCVNGGTCVEPEVCQCPEPYGGVACADIVCSDSYCASGGTCSAGPTGLTCLCPRGFIGQRCETRDRSVTGRTTQDESQAGTAVGVSVGLVVALIAVTALIIIVITVYTRYHIRSRQKYPSDIEQDASLEGIQNPTYGTLGQFKPATDNTATFGSIANGTVISNEAASTEESTKSNNIEELVESVSNRYNVHDVHAL, encoded by the exons ATGGCGACCGTGAAGTGGTCTGTACTGGTGATTTTGCTGGAGGGGGTTTTGTTATGCAGTTGTCAATCATCGTTCACCATCACTCGTTCCGAGTCTGGAGATGAAATACAATCATCGATGACCAGTGCCGCGTACTGTACGGCAATACACGGCTACCTTGATGGTTCACAGTGTAAATGTGACTTTCGGAGGACGTTTTCGTTAGACAGTCAAAGATGCATCGATTATTACAACG TTCCACAATTTCGATTTTCAAGACTTGGTTTAAATGCTGATGTCAGTGTTAGTGTTGTCAGTATTGCCACTGGTGTGGATGGTGTCAGTCATGTGTTAGAGTTTGTAGCATCATCAAGTGCACTACCAATAGTGCAGGGCACAGCCAGTACTCCCCTACCAACTGGGTGTACTGTATCATCAGTAGAATTCAATACTTACACTGGATGGGCAGTACAAAGCTTTACTGGATTTTCATTGGCAGAACGTAACTCTCATGTTTATTTGGAG GTTACTGAGTTACCTTCTGCTGGTGCTGAGTTCTTTAGAGCTCAGTTCGTGAGGTTGAGCATTTCCTGTCCAAGTATAACCGGCTTACTTATGTTCAAATTTGGTAGTGGATCTCAAACATTTAGTTCTTCACAATCAG ATCCATGTAATCCTAATCCATGTGATAATTCTGGATCTTGCACTGCAAATGGAAACACTTATACCTGTAGTTGTGTTGATGGGTTTCTTGGTGCATCATGCCAGTCCACTGACTACTGTGCCAGTAATCCATGCCAAAACAATGGTTCTTGTGTGAATGGCATTGGAACACATTCATGCCACTGTATAGAAGATTTTGCTGGACAATCTTGTGAAATGTATGTTGGAGACATTGAAGACCattgtgatgatgatgatgatgataacagTAACAATGGCAATGACAACAACGATGGTGATagtgacaatgatgatgatgatgatgatgacaatgatgacgacgacgacgatgatgatgacgatgacgACGACGACGATGacgacgatgatgatgatgatgacgatgatgatgatgatgatgatgacaggAGACGTCGCCGGCGccatggtgatgatgatgatgatgatgatgatgatgatgatgatgataatgacggtgatgatgatgacgacgatgatgatgatgataatgacaacgatgatgatgataacaataATAGATATGGGAATAGCAACAGAGCCTGTTCATCTTTTTCTATTAATCGAATGGATGACGGTGATAGAGTCAACACTCCATTAAGCAGTGTAGAATATTGTTCTAGTATCAGAGCTTACTGTCCTGAGGATAGATGCTCTTATTGCAAATGTGAATTCAGACTAAGCTACAGACATGACCTACAAAGATGTGATGATTATTACAATG AATGCTCCTTGCGGTTTTCAAGATTAACACTGACTGTGGACACTGGAGTAACTACTGTAAGCTTTGgagaagatggtgatggtggatATGAAATATCATTTGAGGCTACTTCCTTCCCCCTGCCAATAGTTCAAGGCCCTGCAGACTATTTTATACCTCCAGGTTGTATAGTAAGTGCTCTAGCAGTGAACCGTGCCACAGGATGGAGAAGTGTGGACCATAGAGGGTTTAGATTACGTAATAGAGGACTTGATTCATTTTTAGAG ATTGATAGAGAACCAGCTCTAGGAGTAAACTTTTTCAACAGTGAGATGGTTAGATTGAACATTACTTGCCGTGGAAGAAACTTTGGCTGTTTACCAATGAAGTTTAATGGCACTAAAAATTCTACCTATT CAACTGATTTGTGCAGCACGAATCCTTGCAATAATGGAGCTACCTGTGTTTCCAGTGATAGTTCATTTACATGTAATTGTGCACCAAATTACAGTGGACTACTTTGTGATGACTTTGACCACTGCTCCTCACAACCTTGTCAGAATGGTGCAACTTGTGTGAACTCTAGAGACTCCTACACTTGTAATTGTCCAGATGGTTTTGAAGGAATCAACTGTGACCATGTCACTACAAGATGTGAGGCAGATAGCTGTGCCAATGGTGGAACATGTACACTTAATGGAGACAGTATCACATGCAATTGTGTTGAAGGGTTTACTGGAGCTGTGTGTGATGAAGATGTTGATGACTGTGTGAACAATTTATGTGAGAATGGTGCAACATGTAGTGACTCAGGGATCAATTCTTATACTTGCACTTGTGCCAATGGCTACAATGGGGAATACTGTGATAtaaatattgatgattgtgatcccaaCCATTGTCGTAATGGGGCAACTTGTGTTGATGCAGTAGCAAACTTTTCATGTCAGTGTTTACAAGGATTTACAGGTCATCTGTGTCACATTAATATTGATGACTGCACTACAACATCTTGTGAAAATAATGGTAGTTGTGTTGATGGTATCAATTCATTTCAGTGTCAGTGTGTGATTGGCTTTACTGGAGAACAGTGTGAAACAAATATTGATAACTGTAGTCCTAATCCTTGTGAGAATAATGGTACTTGTACTGatggatttacttgtagctgtgAAGCAGGATTTACTGGTGACACCTGTGATCAAAATATTGACGACTGTAGTCCTGATCCTTGTGAGAATGGTGGTacttgtactgatggagttaatGGCTTTACATGTAACTGTGAAACAGGATTTACTGGTGATACCTGTGGTCAAAACATTGATGACTGTAGTCCTAATCCTTGTGAGAATGGTGGtagttgtactgatggagttaatGTCTTTACATGTAACTGTGAAACAGGATTTACTGGTAATACCTGTGGTCAAAACATTGACGACTGTAGTCCTAATCCTTGTGAGAATGGTGGtagttgtactgatggagttaatGTCTTTACATGTAACTGTGAAACAGGATTTACTGGTGATACCTGTGGTCAAAACATTGATGACTGTAGTCCTAATCCTTGTGAGAATGGTGGtagttgtactgatggagttaatGTCTTTACATGTAACTGTGAAACAGGATTTACTGGTAATACCTGTGGTCAAAACATTGACGAGTGTAGTCCTAATCCTTGTGAGAATGGTGGtagttgtactgatggagttaatGTCTTTACATGTAACTGTGAAACAGGATTTACTGGTGATACCTGTGGTCAAAACATTGATGACTGTAGTCCTAATCCTTGTGAGAATGGTGGtagttgtactgatggagttaatGTCTTTACATGTAACTGTGAAACAGGATTTACTGGTGATACCTGTGGTCAAAACATTGATGACTGTAGTCCTAATCCTTGTGAGAATGGTGGtagttgtactgatggagttaatGTCTTTACATGTAACTGTGAAACAGGATTTATTGGTGATACCTGTGGTCAAAACATTGATGACTGTAGTCCTAATCCTTGTGAGAATGATGGTacttgtactgatggagttaatGGCTTTACATGTAACTGTGAAACAGGATTTACTGGTGATACCTGTGGTCAAAACATTGACGACTGTGGTCCTAATCCTTGTGAGAATGGTGGTacttgtactgatggagttaatGGCTTTACATGTAACTGTGAAACAGGATTTACTGGTGATACCTGTGGTCAAAACATTGATgactgtgatcctaatccttgtgagaatggtggtagttgtactgatggagttaatGTCTTTACATGTAACTGTGAAACAGGATTTATTGGTGATACCTGTGGTCAAAACATTGATGACTGTAGTCCTAATCCTTGTGAGAATGATGGTacttgtactgatggagttaatGGCTTTACATGTAACTGTGAAACAGGATTTACTGGTGATACCTGTGGTCAAAACATTGACGACTGTGGTCCTAATCCTTGTGAGAATGGTGGTacttgtactgatggagttaatGGCTTTACATGTAACTGTGAAACAGGATTTACTGGTGATACCTGTGGTCAAAACATTGATgactgtgatcctaatccttgtgagaatggtggtagttgtactgatggagttaatGGCTTTACATGTAACTGTGAAACAGGATTTAATGGTGATACCTGTGGTCAAAACATTGACgattgtaatcctaatccttgtgagaatggtggtacttgtactgatggagttaatGGCTTTACATGCAGCTGTGAAGCAGGATTTACTGGTGACATTTGTAACACTGCTATTGACTATTGTGATCCAGACCCTTGTCAAAATGGTTCTACTTGCATCAATGGTGACCTGTCATTCACCTGTAACTGTCCTGAAGGCTTCACTGGTCGATTATGTAATGAAGTTGATGATTGTGTTGATGACCTGTGCCAAAATGGAGCAACTTGTGTGGATGGTACTGACTCCTACACATGTAGTTGTGTCGATGGATATACAGGTGACTATTGTGAAACTGACGTTGATGATTGTGCAGGCTCCCCTTGTGTTAATGGTGACTGTACTGATCAAGTTAATGGATATaattgtagttgtagtggtgGTTACACTGGGTTGAATTGTGATGAAGATATTGATGAATGTGTCGATAATCCTTGTAATAATGGAGTATGTAGTAACACTGATGGtagttttgtgtgtaactgTGGTGCTGGATTTATGGGTGAAGATTGCAGTGAAG GTTGCATTGGCAATACATATGGTCCTGATTGTACCTCAACTTGTACTTGTTTAAATGGAGCTGATTGTAGTCCAGTGACTGgtgtttgtaattgtactaCTGGCTATACTGGTGTGTCTTGTGAATCTG CTGTATGTACTAATCCTTGTGTGAATGGTGGAACTTGTGTTGAGCCAGAAGTGTGTCAATGTCCAGAACCATATGGTGGAGTTGCTTGTGCAGATA TTGTGTGTAGTGATAGTTACTGTGCAAGTGGTGGGACTTGTTCAGCTGGTCCAACTGGTCTAACATGCCT TTGTCCACGAGGTTTCATTGGCCAGCGTTGTGAGACACGCGATCGTTCAGTCACTGGTCGCACTACTCAAGATGAATCTCAAGCAG GTACAGCAGTTGGAGTTTCAGTTGGGTTGGTGGTTGCTCTAATTGCAGTCACAGCATTGATCATTATTGTGATAACGGTGTACACAAG ATATCATATTAGATCAAGACAAAAATATCCAAGTGACATTGAACAA GATGCTTCATTGGAAGGCATACAAAATCCAACCTATGGCACACTTGGTCAATTCAAGCCAGCAACTGACAATACTGCTACATTTGGTAGCATTGCTAATGGTACAGTCATTTCTAATGAAGCAGCATCCACAGAAGAGTCAACAAAATCAAACAATATAGAAGAACTGGTAGAGAGTGTCAGTAATCGATATAATGTTCATGATGTCCATGCACTATAG